One genomic region from Spirosoma sp. KCTC 42546 encodes:
- a CDS encoding carboxylesterase/lipase family protein: protein MNRIDRRTFLGNLSLVTAAVVAPRYGFSSIAKADEFVEVNTTHGRIKGMRNEGVSVFKGIPYAGRISGDRRFRRPAPLEPWTGVRDALQFGAPAIQAPRRNEPAPAEDCLFLNVWTPASDNRKRPVMFYSHGGGFVIGSGASGGQDGSNLARNFDVVVVETNHRLGLLGFLYLDELAGSDYVGSGNMGMLDIVDGLKWVHDNIAQFGGDPNNVMIWGESGGGAKTSCLYAMPSAAPYFNKASIESGPGVRMTPKETAAETTALLLKELNIAPKDWRKLLDIPAADLLVMQGKLPSVAPFLGKSNTKGAAPRRAGGFGPVVDGHALPHHPFDPTAPDLSRNKPLLVGWNEDEFTFFAWERKDTEFAKLDFEGLQKRLEPQYGEDTPKLIEAYRKATPNATAPQLYIAISSIAMMGLGSVDIAEKKVKQGGAPVYLYNFGYKSEKPIPGTDYPMGTPHAMDISFKFNNEIPPRDGSAPKESFFGGNRPERFVASHHFAELWTTFARTGKPAANDVPQWPAYNLKTRPTMRIDATCEVIDNRFSQELALWRSIGKL from the coding sequence ATGAACCGAATTGATCGCCGAACATTTTTAGGGAATCTGTCGCTGGTTACGGCCGCTGTGGTCGCACCCCGATACGGGTTTTCGTCGATTGCGAAAGCCGACGAGTTTGTTGAGGTGAACACCACGCATGGCCGTATTAAAGGTATGCGAAATGAGGGGGTAAGTGTCTTCAAAGGCATACCGTACGCAGGGCGTATCTCCGGTGATCGGCGCTTTCGGCGACCGGCTCCCCTCGAACCCTGGACGGGCGTTCGGGATGCGTTGCAATTTGGTGCACCCGCCATCCAGGCACCGCGTCGGAACGAACCCGCTCCAGCCGAAGATTGCCTGTTCCTGAATGTGTGGACGCCCGCCAGCGACAATCGCAAACGCCCGGTGATGTTCTACAGCCACGGCGGTGGGTTTGTGATTGGCTCGGGGGCTTCGGGCGGTCAGGATGGATCGAATCTGGCTCGTAACTTCGACGTCGTGGTCGTTGAAACAAATCATCGCTTAGGCTTGCTGGGCTTTCTGTATCTGGACGAGCTAGCCGGGTCCGACTATGTCGGGTCGGGCAACATGGGCATGCTCGATATTGTGGATGGGCTAAAATGGGTCCATGACAACATTGCGCAGTTTGGGGGCGATCCGAATAATGTGATGATCTGGGGTGAATCGGGTGGGGGAGCCAAAACGTCCTGCTTATATGCCATGCCTTCAGCAGCTCCTTATTTTAACAAAGCCTCCATTGAAAGTGGGCCGGGAGTTCGGATGACGCCGAAGGAGACGGCTGCTGAAACAACTGCTCTACTGCTGAAAGAACTAAACATTGCGCCTAAAGACTGGCGTAAATTATTGGATATACCAGCGGCTGACTTGCTGGTCATGCAGGGCAAACTGCCTTCCGTTGCCCCGTTTCTCGGGAAAAGTAACACGAAGGGAGCCGCGCCCCGTCGGGCTGGAGGATTTGGTCCTGTTGTCGATGGCCATGCGCTACCCCATCATCCCTTTGACCCGACTGCCCCTGACCTATCTCGAAATAAACCGTTGTTAGTTGGCTGGAATGAGGATGAGTTCACTTTTTTTGCCTGGGAGCGCAAAGACACGGAGTTTGCCAAGCTGGATTTCGAGGGATTACAGAAACGGCTGGAGCCCCAGTACGGTGAGGATACGCCTAAACTGATCGAAGCCTATCGCAAAGCCACACCCAACGCGACGGCCCCGCAACTCTATATTGCCATTTCTTCTATTGCGATGATGGGCCTGGGCTCGGTAGACATTGCGGAAAAAAAGGTCAAACAGGGGGGAGCGCCGGTTTACCTGTATAATTTCGGCTACAAGTCCGAGAAACCGATTCCCGGTACGGATTATCCGATGGGTACGCCCCACGCCATGGATATTTCCTTCAAGTTCAACAATGAAATTCCGCCCCGCGACGGCTCTGCGCCTAAGGAAAGCTTCTTCGGGGGCAATCGACCCGAACGCTTCGTGGCTTCGCATCACTTTGCCGAACTCTGGACCACCTTCGCCCGGACAGGTAAACCAGCTGCCAACGATGTGCCCCAGTGGCCAGCCTATAACCTCAAAACCCGACCCACGATGCGGATCGATGCCACCTGTGAAGTGATTGACAATCGGTTCAGCCAGGAACTGGCACTATGGCGGTCCATTGGGAAATTGTAA